In Phoenix dactylifera cultivar Barhee BC4 chromosome 1, palm_55x_up_171113_PBpolish2nd_filt_p, whole genome shotgun sequence, the genomic stretch AAGAGCAAGGAATCCATGATGCCCTCATCAAGAAAACCCTTGAATGGGAGTCTGACAAGTTTAAGCTTGAGAGCCAGCTTGTTGAGCTCCAAGCCCAGCTAGAAGCTAAAGCTGAAGCTACTGCCCCTATTTACCATGACCATCGTGCAAAAGTTGAAGCTCTTGAGAAAGAAAACATGGCTCTCAAAGATGAACTACTTGCTCATTCTGAGCATCTTAAATTTCTGACACTAGAGAGGGAACTAAGTACTAGTGCAGCAGAAACAGCCAGTAAACAACACTTGGAGAGCATAAAGAAGGTGGCTAGGCTTGAAGCTGAGTGTCGTAGGCTAAGGGCTGTAGCATGTAAATCCTCACTAAGTAATGACCACAAACCTATTTCTAGCTCCAATTATGTGGAGTCTCTTACAGACAGCCAATCAGATAGTGGGGAAAGGTTTCCTGGTCTGGATAATGAGCCAAGCTGCTCAGATTCATGGGCCTCGACTCTAATTGCTGAGCTCAATCAGTTCAGGAATGAGAAATCCAGTGCAAGAAACCTTTCCACTTCTGCAGCAATTGATTTGATGGATGATTTCCTTGAGATGGAAAGACTTGCTGCATTGCCTGAGGCTGACCATGGAAGCTCTAGCTTTGAGCTTGAAGCTGAATCTGACCGTGCTGTAAGAGATAGCTCATCAAAGAGTGAAGTCGAAGCTGTGCATCAGCAGATGGCTGGGTTAGAGGAAAAGGTTGCAACAATGGCAACTGAGAAAGTGGAAGTCGAGATGTCTTTGAATGAAACCAGAAATCAGCTTAAGATTTCTCGCAATCAGCTGGCAGTAGCTGAGGATAAGTTGATAGAATTGCAAAGGCAGCTAAATTTGGTTAATGGGGAAAAATATGTTCTTGAGATAGAAGTAGAAGCTATGGAGGCAAAGAGAAATGAATTGGAACGTCAACTTGAATCAGCACAAACGAAAATGGGGAATTTAAGTGAGAAAGTAATTTCATTGGAAGCAAAGGTTGAGAAAGAGAAGACAATGTCTGGAGAATTAGCAGCCAGGTATCAGAATATGGAGTTACTGGAGGTGAAGAGAAAGGAACTGGAATTTCAACTTGATTCAGCtcataaagaaaatttaaagttacgggagaaggtgagtctatTAGAAAGAAAAGTTGAGGAAGAGAAGGCTTCATCTTCAGAACTTGCATATAGGTGCCAGAATATGGAGGCTTTGGAAGCAAAAAGAAAGGAACTGGAGTCACGGCTTGAGTCAGCTTATTTGGAAAAGGGGAAGATACATGACAAAGTTGACTTATTGCAAAGGAAAATTGAGGAGGAGAGGGCATTTTCTGCTGAAATATCAGGTAAGCTCCAGAGTTTGGAAGCTGCGAACACAAAGAAAACGGAATTGGAGTCTCAACTAAATTCAGCACATTTGGAAATCAGAAAGCTATACGAGAAGGTTAGTTTATTAGAAGGGAGACTTGAAAAGGAGAGGACACTCTCTGCTGAATTTGCAGCTAATGCAGAGGCTGTAGAGGCAAAGAGAAGGGAATTGGTGGCACAGCTTGAGGCGGCACATCTGGAAATTGAGGGACTACTTAAGAAGTTGACTCTACTAGAAAAGCAATTTGAGGAGGAGAGAGTATTGTCTAAAGAATTTGCAGCTAAGTGCCTGGAATTGGAAAATGAGCCATCTTGGAAGAAGCGGGAAGCCGAGCTCCACCAATGTGCACATTCAAATGGAGAATTGAAGATCAAACAGGTAAAGTTCAgttgcatttctttttttttttgcagatttCAAGGCCTGCTTGCTTGGGATCTTCATGTTCACATTACTTGAAAAGCTTTGGAATCTCGAGTTTTTTTAGTTCTTGTCTAGTTTAAAGAGTTGAAGAGGGAAAATTGATATTAACATTGCAAATAGGCAGATGTAGATCAATAATGTTCTGAAGTCACAATTAACACATATTTCAGTCTTACTCTGTTGATATTGTTGACAAATTCATGCATTACTATTTCATGATTGTCTGTTTGATAAAATTGTTTCCCTTAACAGGAGAAAGAGCGAACTCTGGCTGCTGGGAAATTGGCAGAGTGTCAGAAGACAATAGCCTCTCTAAACCGGCAATTGAAATCTTTAGCATCATTAGATGATTTCTtgcttgaagcagagaagcaagaTTTAAATGGAGATTCACAGAATCTTAGAGGCCAAAATTTACGAACAGTTTATTCGAGCAGTTCTCCAGAAAATCTTGGCAGTTCAACTCTGCTGAATGGTAAAGAGAGTGGATCCCAGGAATCCACTTCATCCTCTGCTCTGTTTGATTTCGCTGAGCTTTCAAACAAAAGCAGCAACAATAGCCTTACAGAAAACCAATAGACATGTAAAAGGAGTTTCTGTGCTCGGTGTATAACTGGTATGTGTAAAAGAGACGTGTTATGCTGGAAACTTTACAAATCGGCAGTTTACAGGTGATTTTTCTGTTATCAAACCCCAAGCAAGAAAGTgggaaaatttgaaaattaaatcaaAGAGCGGCAACTTTGTGTATAACTTGTGCATCTGTCTTTTGACCTACTTGCTGGTGGGATGAATTTGTGAATAGAGTAACCTAGGATGGCCAGGCGTCTTTACTGCTTGTGAGCCATGGTGTTTCTGCTTAACCAGTGAGTATTGAGTACTGACTAATTAATTTTACAATAGCTCATTGACCAAATAATTCCCCACATGGGTTCTCTATTTATCAAATCAATTGAGAATTATTTGATGGTTTAAGAATTATTCACAGATTATGTACATCATCGATGGCAATGGCTGTATCACCTCCTGCTGATGACACCTGTGGCAAGCCTGCACCCACTGGCCACTGTGTTACATGCCTGAAGCCAAGGCATTTAGAATAAAGCCTACAAGCTTTAATCTCAtggtctcttcttttttttttttttggtagaatttGATGTCATGGGCTTATTTTTTCAATATATGCTCTTAGAAATCTATACCTCGCAATGAACTTAAggcgaaaaaaaagaaagaacatgTGATTTTCCTATCTTTATTATTGATTTGACTCTATATTTTAACAACTTTGACAATCCTATTCTTGAGGCCTCCAGCTTCCAGTCGCTACCTCCGCTGAAGGCTATAGGCAGCATCGAGTAGCACAGACGAGAACGAGACTTTCTTCATCAGTGACATCATCTGCCTTTTACCCTTGAGTCACCAAATACTCGTTTCTTGCCCTTCAATAGGAGCCTGAACTTTCCTTTCACCATATTCTGCCGTTTGTTTGAGATCTCCCTTGGGAAAAGTCATGAAACGATTGCAAAATATGTAATTTACAGAGTAAGACTCAGAGCAATTTGAATAAAAGAGAATAATATGGAGCATCCATCAACCaaggggaaagaaaagaattatcaGTAATAAGAATACTATTACTAGATTCACCATTCGTTTAAAGAAACTAACTTATGAAATGGCTATCACAAATCTTAATCATCTCTTGCAAGACATCCCAGTAAAATTGGAACAGTATAATAATGATTGGTGTATCGATGAATAAGGGCAATAAACAAATCGGTGAAGAGCAttctgtgtgtgagagagagggaACCTTCTCGATCACTGTAATTGTACCATCGCTACTAGATGTCCTAGGCACCACTGGTAAAAGAATAGGAGATAGTGCTCGCCATGCACACACACTAGGGCAAGAAATGAGATACAGAAGACTGGGCATCCATGTAATTTGAATAAGAATttagcatcggcaatagggataGATCTTTCGGCATTCTAATAGCTTGATCAAACTCCAATGCTTCATATCTTTTCTAAATCTTGACCACCATTAATCATGACCACATCATTAATCATTAGCACCATCTCAACAAGCTGACAGAAAATAATAGCTCTGGAATCAAACAATTGTAACTACTTGTGCATCATTCTCGGAAACAGAGTGCAACAAGGCATCCAAAAGTAATATGATAACAAGCCGATTTATGCATCCATTGTATACATTTACAGGGCCTCACCTTGCTCTCGAGCCACAGAAGTCGAGAGGATGGCAAGACTACGATTCAAAAACGTCAGAGCTGATTCACAATCCATGATTATTTTTGCGACAGAAGAAGGCTCATCTGTTGTTGACACCGATCCAACAGCCATGGCTGCATAAGAATCTCGCAGACTTCGCAAATTTCCCAAAAACTGCCATCCACCATTCAGTCATTCAAAATGCAGGCTGTCAATCTCTAAGCAAGACTTAAATAGTTGCTATTATAGTAGATCATTTTCTTATCAATTATATAGGCCAGATGCAAAACAAAACATAGTCTTGCAAATTGCAACAGCTGCGCCAAATTTGAAATGTTGACCATGTTCAAATGCAGCATCTCCATACCAGCAGACCATATGATAGCTCTGCAGTTGTAAACACTTACTTTAAAGCCTAACTTTATAACATGAGAACTGTAGCCCGACAAAATCCGAGTTGCTAAACAAAGAATACTTGAGTTTGGAAATAGGTAAAAGTAGAAACATATGGTGAGGCAATATTATTTCCAAAATGATGGATGTTTATTAAAAGTTAAATGTTGggcatatgacttctattacaTGTTACAGTCCAGGGAATTGGTTGAAGATAACAAGTTGCTATAAGCATGCATTTGTTCCCAAGAAAACAAACCTAAATACTCTCATCTCCAGTGCTCTTCTAGATCAGAAGTCAtaatcttccttttctttggcaACGACATTGATGCTCCTAGTGACTTAATAGCATCTTATTGATGCTCCTAGTGACTTGTACTATTTAATTTACCTGTTTGTTTCATATTTCAGTCTCTCGTTCCCTAAGCATATAGCTTTTGCaactattaaataaaatatcaatttatatAGAATATAAAGATGTTCCGAATAGGTGCAAAATCTGTTCATCTTTCGATGTATACTCATTTTGTGAGGGTATTTTCATTGATTACAGACTATGGATTTTGAGATTGCAATCAATCAGCAAATTAGCATATTATGAAATTATATATGGTTCAAACATGGAAGTAAAACAATTGGTTGATAGAAGGTGGATAATCTGAACTAACCTTTAAAAGTGTGTTATAAGCCTCCAGTAAGCGATTAGCAGCTGGCCCGAACCCATGCAACTGTGGAACCTCCATCATGTGTGTCCAAGGGCGAATTTCCTACAAAATGGGACATTTTCAACCAAAATCTTTCCAAAGCAACAAGATAATAGAATGATTTCAGGTTaataaaatttaaagaaaaatataacaatctgaagTATGTGTTCAAAGTGCGCCTCAGCAGAAGTCAGCCATTCCAAGAGTTCCTTACTGGAACTGTCACAAGTCGATAACACTAACAATATCTGGACTTCAAACTACTTCCGTACAATGGGAAGAGCATAATTACACAAACAACTAGTTATTTTAACAGCTGTCGCAACAATCATCATTATGGCAGTAACACAGGCCTTCTTATACAACAAATTAATCAACATAGGACTGCTTAtacaaaaatgaaagaaaaattttcaaaCAAGAGCCTGAGATCACCTTTGTGTAAATCAAATTGAAGGACCTCACAGTTTCCAGAAAAGACTCCAAGTGTTCCCTCAACTTCAACTCTGTTTCCGCATACTCCTCATTAGGATTGTAATCGTACTGCACAAACGGTAGCAGGAAGAATTCCAGTATGGAGTCAAAAAAATGTCAAAAGATAGGCAGAAAAACCCAAACAACATATTTATATTTCCAGTAGAAAAGTACAACTTGCAGAAACTTGGTCGTGTCAACCAATCAGTTGCTACTACAAAGTTGTCATGTTTGATTCAAGATTGAAGCCCTGTACTGAGTTGTATATTTTTGTAGTCTTCATTTGTTTAAGAAGGTTATTTTTTGTTGCAATATTTGGACAACGTCTGGAGCAGGATTgtgcttctctctctttcttcttttttggtaaatgaaaatattttaaaagccTTAaacat encodes the following:
- the LOC103702742 gene encoding filament-like plant protein 3; translation: MDRRSWLWRRRSSEKSPGETESSGSVSSHSERYSDDQDAFKASPINASPSHAQSPEISSKNAGTEVNETVKSLTEKLSAALLDISAKEDLVQQHAKVAEEAVLGWEKAEKEVATLKQQLEAATQKNSALEDKVGHIDGALKECVRQLRQSKKEQEQGIHDALIKKTLEWESDKFKLESQLVELQAQLEAKAEATAPIYHDHRAKVEALEKENMALKDELLAHSEHLKFLTLERELSTSAAETASKQHLESIKKVARLEAECRRLRAVACKSSLSNDHKPISSSNYVESLTDSQSDSGERFPGLDNEPSCSDSWASTLIAELNQFRNEKSSARNLSTSAAIDLMDDFLEMERLAALPEADHGSSSFELEAESDRAVRDSSSKSEVEAVHQQMAGLEEKVATMATEKVEVEMSLNETRNQLKISRNQLAVAEDKLIELQRQLNLVNGEKYVLEIEVEAMEAKRNELERQLESAQTKMGNLSEKVISLEAKVEKEKTMSGELAARYQNMELLEVKRKELEFQLDSAHKENLKLREKVSLLERKVEEEKASSSELAYRCQNMEALEAKRKELESRLESAYLEKGKIHDKVDLLQRKIEEERAFSAEISGKLQSLEAANTKKTELESQLNSAHLEIRKLYEKVSLLEGRLEKERTLSAEFAANAEAVEAKRRELVAQLEAAHLEIEGLLKKLTLLEKQFEEERVLSKEFAAKCLELENEPSWKKREAELHQCAHSNGELKIKQEKERTLAAGKLAECQKTIASLNRQLKSLASLDDFLLEAEKQDLNGDSQNLRGQNLRTVYSSSSPENLGSSTLLNGKESGSQESTSSSALFDFAELSNKSSNNSLTENQ